A window from Triticum aestivum cultivar Chinese Spring chromosome 6D, IWGSC CS RefSeq v2.1, whole genome shotgun sequence encodes these proteins:
- the LOC123144537 gene encoding uncharacterized protein: protein MLLHFQQDQFVSSGHNNSSSYSGRMLTNEPCNNEVRDAAMHNQLSACNTRNYTATFPPVQANSNDVPLDETSAFNSGTRASTYVPLRDNPTLGRQAQDHMKVSFSLPLNTKYQ from the exons ATGCTTCTTCATTTTCAACAGGATCAATTCGTCAGTTCTG GTCATAATAATTCAAGTTCATATTCTGGAAGGATGTTGACCAACGAGCCTTGTAATAATG AGGTCAGAGATGCTGCAATGCATAATCAGTTATCTGCTTGTAACACAAGGAATTATACTGCAACATTTCCTCCAGTGCAGGCAAACTCGAATGATG TGCCGCTTGATGAAACATCTGCTTTTAACTCCGGAACTCGTGCTTCAACATATGTTCCATTGCGGGATAATCCTACACTTG GGAGGCAAGCCCAAGATCACATGAAGGTGTCATTTTCATTGCCACTGAACACTAAATATCAGTAG